A genomic region of Trifolium pratense cultivar HEN17-A07 linkage group LG3, ARS_RC_1.1, whole genome shotgun sequence contains the following coding sequences:
- the LOC123917641 gene encoding scarecrow-like protein 3, protein MLQEGSCSVSSPLKLFSMMSASPSLGSSHSWLKELKSEERGLYLIHLLLTCANQVADCNLENANATLEQISMLASPDGDTMQRIAAYFTEALADRILKAWPGLHKALNSTRMVMVSEEILVQKLFFELFPFLKVAYILTNQAIVEAMEGEKMIHIIDLNAAEPAQWIALLQVLSTRPEGPPHLRITSVHPKKEVLDQIARRLIEEAEKLDIPFQFNPVVSKLENLEFEKLRVKTGEALAISSILQLHTLLALDDETMKRKSPLLSKPSNGTHLQRFHPMNQTSLGDLFEKDTRSLESTSSSPASITIESFLNALWRLSPKVMVVTEQDSNHNGSTLMDRLLEALYSYAALFDCLESTVPRTSLERLRVEKMLFGEEIKNIIACEGLERKERHEKLDKWFMRLDFTRFGHVPLSYFGRLQARRFLQSCGCGGYKMKEENGCVVIYWQDRSLFSISAWRAMK, encoded by the coding sequence ATGTTGCAAGAAGGGTCATGTTCAGTTTCTTCACCCTTGAAGTTGTTCTCCATGATGTCAGCTTCACCTAGCTTAGGATCTTCACATTCTTGGCTTAAAGAACTGAAATCTGAAGAAAGGGGTTTGTATTTGATCCATTTGTTGCTCACTTGTGCAAATCAAGTAGCTGATTGTAATCTTGAGAATGCAAATGCAACACTTGAGCAAATTTCCATGCTTGCTTCCCCTGACGGCGACACCATGCAGCGAATCGCAGCTTATTTTACTGAAGCACTTGCTGATAGGATACTCAAAGCATGGCCTGGTCTCCATAAAGCACTTAATTCTACTAGAATGGTTATGGTTTCAGAAGAGATTCTTGTGCAGAAGCTCTTTTTTGAGCTTTTTCCTTTCTTGAAGGTAGCTTATATTCTTACAAATCAAGCTATCGTTGAAGCGATGGAAGGGGAGAAAATGATTCACATAATTGATCTCAATGCTGCTGAACCTGCTCAATGGATTGCACTCTTACAAGTTTTGAGCACGCGTCCCGAAGGCCCTCCGCATTTGAGAATCACCAGCGTTCATCCGAAGAAAGAAGTTCTCGACCAAATTGCTCGTAGACTGATTGAAGAAGCTGAAAAGTTGGATATACCATTCCAATTCAATCCTGTTGTCAGCAAATTAGAAAACCTCGAGTTTGAGAAACTTCGTGTTAAAACCGGCGAGGCATTAGCAATTAGTTCTATCCTCCAATTACATACCCTTTTAGCCTTGGATGATGAAACCATGAAGAGAAAATCTCCTCTTTTGTCAAAACCCTCAAATGGAACTCACTTGCAAAGATTCCATCCAATGAACCAAACATCATTAGGTGATTTGTTCGAGAAAGATACCAGAAGTCTTGAGTCAACCTCATCATCGCCGGCTTCGATTACCATTGAGAGTTTTCTCAATGCCTTGTGGAGATTATCACCAAAGGTAATGGTTGTAACAGAACAAGACTCCAATCATAATGGTTCAACTCTTATGGACAGGCTACTAGAAGCTTTATACTCTTATGCAGCATTATTTGATTGTTTGGAATCAACCGTCCCAAGAACCTCGTTGGAGAGATTAAGGGTGGAGAAGATGCTTTTCGGCGAGGAAATCAAGAACATTATTGCATGTGAGGGATTAGAAAGAAAGGAAAGGCATGAAAAGCTTGATAAGTGGTTTATGAGACTTGATTTTACTAGATTTGGTCATGTGCCTTTAAGTTATTTCGGTAGGTTGCAAGCAAGGAGGTTTCTGCAGAGTTGTGGTTGTGGAGGATATAAAATGAAGGAGGAAAATGGTTGTGTAGTAATATATTGGCAAGATAGGTCCTTGTTTTCAATATCAGCTTGGAGAGCTATGAAGTAA
- the LOC123914843 gene encoding uncharacterized protein LOC123914843, with protein MTMMSNTSLALLVMIIGTLIYNTNNVSAQCGGSLPTLISECSKFVQKTGPPIPPSPGCCAAIRSFDIPCACKLITKEVEKFVSVPKTIAVARSCGLKLPAGMQCGSVRVPPKAMK; from the exons ATGACAATGATGAGTAACACTAGCTTAGCATTATTGGTGATGATTATTGGAACATTAATATATAACACAAATAATGTTTCAGCTCAATGTGGAGGAAGTCTTCCAACTCTTATATCAGAATGTTcaaaatttgttcaaaaaaCAGGACCACCAATTCCACCATCACCAGGGTGTTGTGCTGCCATTAGAAGCTTTGATATTCCATGTGCTTGTAAACTCATTACTAAAGAAGTTGAAAAATTTGTGAGTGTTCCTAAGACAATAGCTGTTGCACGGTCTTGTGGATTGAAACTTCCTGCTGGAATGCAATGTGGAT CTGTTAGAGTGCCGCCGAAAGCCATGAAGTGA